One Vallitalea pronyensis genomic region harbors:
- a CDS encoding UDP-N-acetylmuramoyl-tripeptide--D-alanyl-D-alanine ligase, with translation MRQFNIEALVKAVNGNLIHKDVLSRHIQVNNVSIDSRTIENHDIFIPIVGENFDGHDFIKAAYERGAYLSFTEDETKIPPDRCGIHVKDTKQALKDFAMYYLTLFQIPVIAVTGSVGKTSCKEMIASVLSAKFLVHKTRGNFNNEIGLPLTLFKLEDYHQCVVLEMGMNHYGEIHRLSEIAKPDIAVITNIGEAHIENLGSKDGILKAKSEILDFLKDDGLVILNGDDPYLRKLMRKIRFKTVTFGFNKQNDYYIKDYRVLGWEGICAHIASPIERYAIRINTLGKHMLYNVIPGIIIGHYLGMDVSQIETGITKYKPAKMRMNKLLLNRGIVVINDAYNASVDSMRSAMETLAALDTDGRKVAILGDMFEMGDHAKMAHEQVGEIASKHPLDLLVCVGKDAKYIYESGLAHGIDNLRIRYYPSKEKLMNDLEDVLKEKDTIIVKASRGMYLENVIEAIKEATNVK, from the coding sequence ATGAGACAGTTTAATATAGAGGCATTGGTTAAAGCTGTTAATGGCAACCTCATACACAAAGATGTGTTAAGCAGGCATATACAGGTAAACAATGTCTCCATCGATTCAAGAACCATAGAGAATCATGATATTTTTATACCGATTGTTGGAGAAAATTTTGATGGTCATGATTTTATAAAGGCAGCATATGAAAGAGGTGCCTATCTGTCGTTCACAGAGGATGAGACGAAGATTCCTCCAGATAGATGTGGTATTCATGTAAAAGATACGAAGCAGGCCTTAAAAGATTTTGCCATGTACTATTTGACGTTGTTTCAAATTCCCGTCATAGCCGTAACAGGTAGTGTGGGTAAAACAAGCTGTAAAGAAATGATTGCCTCGGTACTCAGTGCAAAATTTCTAGTGCATAAAACCCGTGGTAATTTTAATAATGAAATTGGTCTGCCGTTAACCCTTTTTAAATTGGAAGATTATCATCAATGTGTTGTTCTTGAAATGGGTATGAACCATTATGGCGAGATACATCGTTTGAGTGAGATTGCAAAGCCTGATATAGCCGTTATTACCAATATAGGTGAGGCGCACATTGAGAATCTTGGCTCTAAAGATGGCATTCTAAAAGCCAAAAGTGAAATTTTAGACTTCTTAAAAGACGATGGGTTAGTCATATTAAATGGCGATGACCCTTATCTAAGAAAGCTTATGCGTAAAATACGTTTTAAGACAGTAACCTTTGGGTTCAATAAACAAAACGATTATTACATTAAAGACTATCGTGTACTGGGTTGGGAAGGGATATGTGCGCATATTGCATCACCAATAGAAAGGTATGCGATTAGGATAAACACTTTAGGTAAACATATGCTGTATAATGTTATACCGGGTATTATTATTGGGCATTATCTTGGTATGGATGTCTCACAGATTGAAACGGGTATTACAAAATATAAACCAGCTAAGATGCGGATGAATAAACTATTATTAAATAGAGGTATTGTTGTGATTAATGACGCCTACAATGCAAGTGTCGATTCCATGCGTTCTGCTATGGAAACTTTAGCTGCCTTAGATACGGATGGAAGAAAAGTTGCAATTTTAGGCGACATGTTTGAGATGGGGGATCATGCAAAGATGGCTCATGAACAAGTTGGTGAAATTGCTTCAAAACATCCATTGGATTTATTGGTGTGTGTTGGAAAAGATGCTAAATATATCTATGAAAGTGGTTTAGCACATGGCATAGACAACTTAAGAATACGGTATTATCCATCCAAAGAAAAGTTGATGAATGACCTTGAGGATGTGCTTAAGGAAAAGGATACAATTATTGTTAAAGCTTCTCGAGGTATGTATCTGGAAAATGTAATAGAAGCAATTAAAGAAGCTACAAATGTTAAATAA
- the mraY gene encoding phospho-N-acetylmuramoyl-pentapeptide-transferase, giving the protein MTNTSTTFIIPVLISFFISVVLCPVVIPFLTRLKFGQFVRDDGPRSHLKKAGTPTMGGVVILAGMLLTSLIYVGTNPDIIPILFITVGFGIIGFLDDFIKVVMKRSLGLKAYQKIIAQLVITGMYCYYLFGYLKFSTEVYIPFSNGIIVDLGWLYIPLVFIIMIGTVNSVNLTDGLDGLASGVTVLVATFFTVVSIGIDSNITPITCAAVGSLLGFLLFNTYPARVFMGDTGSLALGGFVAATAIYLKMPIFLLIVGFIYVMETISVIIQVGYYKVTKKRFFKMAPIHHHFELSGWNETKVVVVFCIITAILCLVGLLAFNGFF; this is encoded by the coding sequence ATGACAAATACATCTACAACCTTTATCATACCTGTTCTTATATCATTTTTTATCAGTGTGGTCCTATGTCCTGTGGTCATACCGTTTTTAACGAGACTGAAATTTGGTCAATTTGTTCGGGATGATGGTCCAAGGTCACACTTGAAAAAAGCAGGTACACCTACAATGGGTGGTGTTGTCATTCTTGCAGGTATGTTACTAACATCCCTTATTTATGTAGGAACCAATCCAGATATTATACCTATACTGTTTATTACCGTTGGTTTTGGTATTATTGGATTTTTAGATGATTTTATAAAAGTGGTTATGAAAAGATCACTGGGCCTAAAAGCGTATCAAAAAATTATAGCACAATTGGTCATAACAGGTATGTACTGCTACTACCTTTTTGGATATCTCAAGTTTTCAACGGAAGTGTATATCCCATTTTCCAATGGTATCATTGTTGACTTGGGATGGTTATATATTCCTCTTGTATTCATCATCATGATTGGTACAGTCAATAGTGTCAACCTAACGGATGGACTAGATGGTTTAGCATCAGGGGTAACCGTTCTTGTAGCCACTTTCTTCACGGTGGTGAGTATAGGTATTGATAGTAACATAACGCCCATTACTTGTGCTGCCGTAGGTAGTTTACTTGGATTTTTGCTATTTAATACTTATCCCGCTCGGGTATTTATGGGTGATACAGGGTCCTTAGCACTTGGTGGTTTTGTTGCTGCTACAGCGATTTATCTCAAGATGCCCATTTTCTTATTAATAGTTGGGTTCATTTATGTTATGGAAACCATTTCCGTTATCATTCAAGTAGGATACTATAAAGTCACTAAAAAGCGATTCTTTAAGATGGCGCCGATTCATCACCATTTTGAACTATCCGGTTGGAATGAAACGAAAGTTGTGGTTGTATTTTGTATCATAACAGCTATTTTATGTTTGGTGGGTTTATTAGCTTTTAATGGATTTTTCTAA
- the murD gene encoding UDP-N-acetylmuramoyl-L-alanine--D-glutamate ligase yields MELMDKNILVIGMARSGISAAKLCMEKQGRVTLYDGKTKEELKDSMQLFGDKKPTFAFGSFHDQVLEQVELIVMSPGVPLDLPFIKKAEAMGIPIWSEMELAYQLCEAPIIAITGTNGKTTTTTLVGEIMGAYCEHTFVVGNIGTPFTEVVDQIDRDSQVVAEISSFQLETIHTFSPVISAILNITPDHLNRHKTMKNYINAKLRITENQRPHDYCILNYDNDICQSLAHKVPSQVIFFSKHPIEEKGVYIRDEWVCTNLYNEEKKLIHTQDLGEHNVENIMAAIAITICYGVSLHIILDTIKAFRGVAHRVEYVETINGVRYFNDSKATNEDAAINGIQSMKSTTVLIGGGMDKGSSYDSWIHSFNGKVKALILFGETASIIEETARKYNFNQVYQVGDLKEAVLKASQLAVQGDSVLLSPACASWDMFKDYEQRGDMFKDYVRALV; encoded by the coding sequence ATGGAGTTGATGGATAAAAACATATTGGTGATTGGTATGGCGCGAAGTGGTATCAGTGCAGCCAAATTATGTATGGAAAAGCAAGGTCGTGTAACACTGTATGATGGAAAAACAAAAGAAGAATTAAAGGACAGTATGCAATTGTTTGGTGACAAGAAACCGACATTTGCTTTTGGTTCATTTCATGATCAAGTGTTGGAACAAGTAGAGCTTATTGTCATGAGTCCAGGGGTACCACTTGATCTTCCATTCATTAAAAAAGCAGAAGCTATGGGCATACCTATATGGAGTGAAATGGAGTTGGCGTATCAATTGTGTGAAGCCCCAATCATAGCCATTACAGGGACCAATGGTAAAACCACAACCACCACATTAGTGGGGGAAATTATGGGTGCTTATTGTGAACATACTTTTGTCGTGGGCAATATCGGTACACCCTTTACAGAAGTCGTGGATCAAATAGACCGAGATAGTCAGGTTGTTGCTGAAATAAGCAGTTTCCAACTTGAAACAATCCATACATTTTCACCTGTGATAAGTGCAATACTGAATATTACACCGGATCACCTTAACAGACATAAAACCATGAAAAATTACATAAATGCTAAGTTAAGAATTACAGAAAATCAGCGTCCACATGATTATTGTATACTAAATTATGATAATGACATATGTCAATCACTGGCACATAAAGTACCAAGTCAAGTGATTTTCTTTAGCAAACATCCTATAGAAGAAAAAGGTGTTTACATAAGGGATGAATGGGTGTGTACGAACTTATATAATGAAGAAAAAAAACTTATACACACGCAGGACTTAGGGGAACATAATGTTGAAAACATCATGGCTGCTATAGCCATAACCATTTGTTATGGTGTATCTTTACATATTATATTGGATACGATAAAGGCCTTTAGAGGTGTTGCCCATCGTGTAGAATACGTGGAGACAATTAATGGTGTGCGCTATTTTAATGATTCCAAAGCAACCAATGAAGATGCTGCTATTAATGGTATACAATCCATGAAGTCTACAACCGTTTTAATTGGTGGTGGTATGGATAAGGGGAGTTCATATGACTCATGGATACATTCATTTAATGGCAAGGTGAAAGCACTTATTCTCTTTGGAGAAACGGCATCCATTATTGAAGAAACAGCTAGGAAGTATAACTTTAATCAAGTATATCAAGTTGGTGATTTGAAAGAAGCTGTACTTAAGGCGTCGCAGCTTGCTGTACAAGGTGATAGTGTGTTACTTTCTCCAGCTTGTGCAAGCTGGGATATGTTTAAAGATTATGAGCAAAGAGGCGATATGTTCAAAGATTATGTCCGAGCATTGGTATAA
- a CDS encoding FtsW/RodA/SpoVE family cell cycle protein: MQQASREHVRKKGYFRQKKEQTDFTLVAIVVILIIFGIVMIYSSSYYAGVEDYNDSMHYLKKQLLWGGLSLIVMFVVSRIDYRIFNRFIGLMYIASVGFLILVLLIGVEKKGAKRWLDIGPGFQPSELSKLVIIFVVAYLCSKIVNHLDKYRMMMFVLLIIAIPAGLVGVENMSTAIVVFAVGIAVLFVAVPKVHKLILLTGVPSIIGVVALVLTASYRSTRITTWLNGPWTDPLGTGYQPIQSLYAIGTGGLFGRGLGQSLQKQGFIPEAQNDYIFSIICEELGLFGAGLLIILFILLIWRCMVIASNCSDLNGLLIVVGVMAQIGMQVIINIAVVTNSIPSTGMPLPFISYGGSSLLFLMVEIGVVLGIARRSKISKAG, encoded by the coding sequence GTGCAGCAAGCAAGTCGAGAACATGTGAGAAAAAAAGGGTATTTTAGGCAAAAAAAAGAACAGACTGACTTTACCCTAGTAGCCATCGTGGTTATACTTATCATCTTTGGCATTGTTATGATTTATAGTTCCAGCTACTATGCAGGAGTTGAGGATTATAACGATAGTATGCATTACCTTAAAAAACAGCTGCTCTGGGGCGGATTAAGCCTTATTGTTATGTTTGTTGTATCAAGAATTGACTACCGTATTTTTAATCGTTTTATTGGACTTATGTATATTGCTTCAGTAGGGTTTTTAATTTTGGTTCTCTTAATAGGTGTAGAGAAAAAAGGAGCTAAAAGATGGTTAGATATTGGACCTGGTTTTCAACCATCTGAATTATCGAAACTGGTTATTATCTTTGTGGTGGCTTATCTTTGTTCTAAGATTGTAAATCATCTTGATAAATACCGTATGATGATGTTCGTACTTCTCATTATTGCTATTCCAGCTGGGCTAGTAGGTGTTGAAAATATGAGTACTGCTATTGTTGTATTTGCTGTAGGTATTGCAGTCTTATTTGTAGCAGTTCCTAAAGTACATAAGCTCATATTACTTACAGGTGTACCTAGCATTATAGGTGTGGTTGCACTTGTTCTGACAGCAAGTTATCGTTCTACCAGGATTACAACATGGTTAAATGGACCATGGACCGACCCTCTGGGGACGGGATATCAACCCATTCAATCGCTATACGCTATAGGGACAGGTGGACTCTTTGGAAGAGGACTTGGACAGAGTCTACAAAAGCAAGGATTTATACCAGAAGCCCAGAATGATTATATCTTTTCAATTATATGTGAAGAGTTGGGATTATTTGGTGCAGGGTTATTAATTATATTGTTTATACTCCTTATCTGGCGCTGTATGGTTATTGCAAGCAATTGTTCAGACCTTAATGGGCTACTCATCGTTGTTGGTGTGATGGCACAGATTGGTATGCAGGTCATCATTAATATTGCTGTTGTAACCAATAGTATACCTTCAACAGGTATGCCGTTACCTTTCATTAGCTATGGTGGGTCATCCCTTCTATTTCTAATGGTTGAGATAGGTGTAGTCCTTGGTATAGCTAGAAGATCCAAAATAAGTAAAGCAGGTTAG
- the murA gene encoding UDP-N-acetylglucosamine 1-carboxyvinyltransferase: MGKFIIEGGYSLSGEVKVQGSKNAVLPLLAATVLNKGKTYFYNCPKILDVYNMLNILAGIGCMIEWEDDVLIIDSSVITTHIIPEKYVQMMRSSIILLGSVLSRLKNVKICFPGGCSIGTRPIDLHLKALKQMNVAIKDRHGFIECHTNKIIGNHVSLDYPSVGATENIMLTAVLSEGTTVINNAAKEPEILELQEFLNKMGAKVHGAGTDTISIQGVSELQSVEYRIMPDRIVAGSYMCAVASAGGEVLLKDVCKSHMNATISKMQEMGCVMKEYDKNILIQAPKKLQSIDLLRTQPYPGFPTDMQAQIMNCFVIADGTSIIAETIFESRYKHVAELVKMGADIITDGRIAVIKGVSRLNGAEVFAEDLRGGAALVLAGLGAEGETVVNHAHHILRGYENLDQDLGLLGAKIKYTSD; this comes from the coding sequence ATGGGTAAATTTATAATAGAAGGTGGATACAGTCTAAGTGGCGAAGTCAAAGTACAAGGGTCTAAGAATGCGGTTCTCCCATTGCTTGCAGCTACTGTATTAAATAAAGGGAAAACGTATTTTTATAATTGCCCTAAGATACTTGATGTTTATAATATGCTTAACATATTAGCTGGAATAGGGTGTATGATTGAATGGGAAGATGATGTACTCATTATTGACTCTTCCGTTATAACCACGCACATTATTCCAGAAAAATACGTTCAAATGATGAGGTCCTCCATTATTCTTTTAGGTTCTGTATTAAGCCGTTTGAAAAATGTGAAGATCTGCTTTCCAGGAGGCTGTTCTATAGGAACCAGGCCTATTGATTTACACTTGAAAGCACTCAAACAAATGAATGTGGCTATAAAAGATCGGCATGGCTTTATTGAGTGCCATACCAACAAAATTATTGGCAATCATGTAAGTCTTGATTATCCAAGTGTTGGTGCCACTGAAAACATCATGTTGACAGCAGTTTTATCAGAAGGAACAACCGTCATTAATAATGCGGCGAAAGAACCTGAAATTTTAGAGCTTCAAGAGTTCTTAAATAAAATGGGGGCAAAAGTTCACGGTGCAGGTACAGATACCATTAGTATTCAAGGTGTATCTGAGCTGCAATCAGTTGAATATAGGATTATGCCAGATCGTATTGTTGCAGGTTCATATATGTGTGCCGTTGCAAGTGCAGGTGGAGAAGTATTACTGAAAGATGTCTGCAAGAGTCATATGAATGCCACAATCTCAAAGATGCAGGAAATGGGTTGTGTCATGAAAGAATATGACAAAAATATTTTAATTCAGGCACCTAAAAAGCTTCAATCCATTGATTTACTTAGGACGCAGCCCTATCCTGGTTTTCCTACGGATATGCAAGCACAGATTATGAATTGTTTCGTTATAGCAGATGGAACGAGTATTATCGCTGAAACAATTTTTGAGTCTAGATATAAGCATGTTGCAGAGTTAGTGAAGATGGGTGCAGATATCATTACAGATGGAAGAATTGCCGTTATAAAAGGGGTCTCGCGGCTAAATGGTGCAGAAGTTTTTGCAGAAGATTTAAGAGGTGGAGCCGCATTAGTGCTTGCAGGCCTAGGTGCAGAAGGCGAGACAGTCGTTAATCATGCACACCACATTCTTAGAGGTTACGAGAATCTTGATCAAGATTTGGGCTTGTTAGGAGCAAAAATAAAATACACATCCGATTAA
- a CDS encoding cell division protein FtsQ/DivIB: MSNIISIDKAKKRRGKPGKYVVLMLCLLCVSVIFGYQLINKNQISVVGNELHTEETIKDIVGIHEKTNLFIYKLAKKEPQLGNYPYIENIDIQYTSFNKVQLIVNEKSVISYIPYMGKYLCLDKDGRVIDYTNDVQPEIPIVRGLSFDHFVIGDKLFHNREDIFDAILEISHKMVKFDLKIAYIDFNYNDPDQIEIKIDNISIRIGNIQQINRKFELLKEYLQKIPSGVKGVFDLRKPDDNEIIFQPDNRK; the protein is encoded by the coding sequence ATGTCCAATATTATATCCATAGATAAAGCAAAAAAACGCAGGGGTAAACCCGGCAAGTATGTTGTCCTTATGTTATGTTTATTATGTGTAAGTGTTATCTTTGGGTACCAACTCATCAATAAGAATCAAATAAGTGTTGTGGGTAATGAGCTACATACAGAAGAGACCATCAAGGATATTGTTGGTATCCATGAGAAAACCAATTTATTTATATATAAATTAGCTAAAAAAGAGCCACAGTTAGGAAACTATCCATATATTGAGAATATAGATATCCAATATACCTCGTTTAATAAGGTACAGCTAATTGTTAATGAGAAGAGCGTCATATCGTATATTCCGTATATGGGTAAATACCTTTGCTTGGATAAAGATGGGCGTGTCATTGATTATACCAACGACGTTCAGCCAGAGATTCCCATTGTACGTGGTCTATCGTTTGATCATTTCGTCATAGGGGACAAGCTCTTTCATAACCGAGAGGATATCTTTGATGCCATATTGGAAATATCCCATAAGATGGTAAAATTTGACCTTAAAATTGCTTATATTGACTTTAATTACAACGACCCAGACCAAATTGAGATAAAAATCGACAATATATCTATACGCATTGGCAACATTCAACAGATTAATAGGAAATTCGAACTATTAAAGGAGTACTTGCAAAAAATACCAAGTGGTGTGAAGGGCGTATTTGACTTGCGTAAGCCGGATGATAATGAAATTATTTTTCAACCTGACAATAGGAAATAA
- the ftsZ gene encoding cell division protein FtsZ gives MLEIKMNEKASVAKIIVIGVGGGGNNAVNRMIEDQLNGVEFIAVNTDVQALQCSKASVKIQIGEKLTRGLGAGANPDVGLNAAEESKEELAEVIKGADMVFVTAGMGGGTGTGAAPVITSISKEMGILTVGVVTKPFDFEGRVRMQNAELGIEALKKSVDTLIVIPNQKLLSIIDRRTTVRDAFKKADEVLQQGVQGISDLIYTPGIINLDFADVETVMSSKGIAHIGIGRAKGDNKSEEAAKMAISSPLLETTIGGARHILINISGDSNMSMFEANDAIQLIQEATGNDSNIIYGQIIDDSLQDELVVTVIATGFESTPTMESSMRRSTSVNGSAEMHKTNTMASATTEPRAENKDIHIDEKPIDIPPFLQRKRNR, from the coding sequence TTGCTCGAAATTAAAATGAATGAAAAGGCAAGTGTGGCAAAGATTATTGTCATTGGTGTTGGTGGAGGTGGTAACAACGCTGTCAATCGTATGATTGAAGATCAATTAAATGGTGTTGAATTTATTGCCGTTAATACAGATGTACAAGCACTTCAATGTTCAAAAGCATCTGTTAAAATACAAATTGGCGAGAAGCTCACAAGGGGATTAGGCGCTGGAGCTAACCCAGATGTTGGACTTAATGCCGCAGAAGAAAGTAAAGAAGAATTAGCAGAAGTAATTAAAGGCGCTGATATGGTATTTGTTACTGCTGGTATGGGCGGTGGTACAGGTACAGGAGCTGCACCTGTGATAACAAGTATTTCAAAGGAAATGGGTATTCTTACTGTCGGTGTTGTGACGAAGCCATTTGATTTTGAGGGGCGTGTCAGAATGCAGAATGCCGAACTAGGTATTGAGGCATTGAAGAAGTCAGTGGATACATTGATTGTTATTCCAAACCAAAAGTTATTATCCATTATTGATAGAAGAACAACCGTTAGAGATGCATTTAAAAAAGCGGATGAAGTGTTACAACAAGGTGTTCAGGGAATTTCAGATTTGATTTATACACCTGGTATTATTAACTTAGACTTTGCTGACGTAGAAACGGTGATGTCAAGTAAAGGTATTGCACATATTGGTATCGGACGAGCTAAAGGCGATAATAAATCCGAAGAAGCTGCTAAAATGGCGATTTCAAGTCCATTGCTTGAAACAACCATTGGAGGCGCTCGCCATATTCTTATTAACATAAGTGGTGATTCGAACATGTCCATGTTTGAGGCCAATGATGCTATTCAATTAATTCAAGAAGCAACAGGTAATGATTCCAATATTATCTATGGTCAAATTATTGATGATTCACTTCAAGACGAGCTTGTTGTCACAGTTATTGCTACAGGATTTGAGTCAACACCAACCATGGAATCATCTATGCGACGTTCAACAAGTGTTAATGGATCGGCAGAGATGCATAAGACCAATACCATGGCAAGTGCAACAACAGAGCCTCGTGCTGAAAACAAAGATATACATATTGACGAAAAACCAATCGACATACCACCTTTCTTACAAAGAAAACGTAATCGATAG
- a CDS encoding sigma-E processing peptidase SpoIIGA has translation MYTEVYIDMVFLINLIMDYFILWIVKVWTKRHVKKIRLGIAAVVGAVITCLIILIPYSNYFTNVIVGYLLTSLMLIYIAFRPRRISELIKLTIIMYLSAVMLGGIMFALYYYSSIGVAFSKVINSTYHMDLKVGLLIVFGVIAIIIIKIVSRTMTSTVLVNKNLFGIEIHINAHCINVNGLLDTGNNLYDPITKNPVIIAESNLLGELFKDDNLELLKSISENMYDLTEFAELGLKTQLKLRLIPFSSLGNDNGMLPGIVADHIRINLGDQTKDFHDVVIAMYNKKLSNDNSYQVLLHPELVKAL, from the coding sequence GTGTACACAGAGGTTTATATCGATATGGTCTTTTTAATTAACTTGATCATGGATTATTTTATTCTTTGGATTGTAAAAGTATGGACCAAACGACATGTGAAAAAAATTCGATTAGGTATTGCTGCCGTTGTTGGGGCAGTTATCACATGTTTAATTATTCTTATCCCATATAGTAATTATTTTACCAATGTTATCGTAGGGTATTTATTAACCAGTCTAATGTTGATCTATATCGCATTTAGACCCCGTCGTATAAGTGAACTTATCAAATTAACCATTATCATGTATTTAAGCGCTGTTATGCTAGGCGGTATTATGTTTGCTTTATATTATTATTCTTCAATTGGTGTCGCATTCAGTAAAGTCATCAATAGTACATATCATATGGATTTAAAAGTTGGGTTATTGATTGTGTTTGGCGTGATTGCTATTATCATTATCAAGATTGTTAGTCGAACCATGACCAGTACTGTGCTGGTTAATAAAAATTTGTTCGGCATTGAAATCCATATTAATGCACATTGTATTAATGTGAATGGTCTTTTGGACACAGGTAACAATCTATATGACCCCATTACAAAAAATCCTGTCATTATTGCAGAAAGTAACTTATTAGGTGAATTATTTAAAGACGATAATCTAGAATTGCTGAAGTCCATATCAGAAAATATGTATGATCTTACAGAGTTTGCTGAATTAGGCTTGAAAACTCAGCTAAAACTAAGGCTTATTCCTTTTTCCTCTTTGGGAAATGATAATGGCATGTTGCCCGGAATAGTAGCGGATCATATTCGTATTAATTTGGGTGACCAAACAAAAGATTTTCATGATGTGGTTATTGCCATGTATAATAAGAAGCTATCCAATGACAACAGCTATCAAGTACTTTTACATCCAGAGCTGGTAAAAGCACTATAG
- the sigE gene encoding RNA polymerase sporulation sigma factor SigE, whose protein sequence is MNLIKKFKKLLLWDNGEIHYIGGSEILPAPLGNEEESRIIGMLGSEQDIKVKSTLIEHNLRLVVYIAKKFENTGIGVEDLISIGTIGLIKSINTFKPDKKIKLATYASRCIENEILMYLRRNNKTKLEISIDEPLNVDWDGNELLLSDILGTEEDVIYRNIEEEVDKELLKKALNKLSSREKIIVELRFGLKADGEEKTQKEVADMLGISQSYISRLEKKIIKRLQKEIIRMQ, encoded by the coding sequence ATGAATTTAATTAAGAAATTTAAAAAACTATTACTATGGGATAACGGTGAAATTCATTACATTGGCGGTAGTGAGATTTTACCAGCTCCTCTTGGCAATGAAGAAGAATCCAGAATCATAGGTATGTTAGGTAGTGAACAGGATATAAAAGTGAAGTCCACCCTCATTGAACACAACCTGCGTCTAGTGGTTTATATTGCTAAGAAATTTGAAAATACAGGTATTGGTGTAGAAGATCTTATTTCCATTGGTACAATAGGTCTTATCAAGTCCATAAACACCTTTAAACCTGATAAAAAGATTAAGTTAGCTACATATGCCTCACGATGCATAGAAAATGAAATTTTGATGTATTTACGAAGGAACAATAAGACAAAACTTGAAATATCCATTGATGAACCACTCAATGTGGATTGGGATGGGAATGAACTGCTTTTATCGGACATTTTAGGAACTGAGGAAGATGTAATCTATCGCAATATTGAAGAAGAAGTTGATAAAGAGTTGTTAAAAAAGGCATTAAACAAATTATCTAGTCGGGAAAAAATAATTGTTGAGCTTCGATTTGGACTAAAAGCAGATGGCGAAGAAAAAACACAAAAGGAAGTTGCTGATATGTTGGGGATTTCACAATCTTACATATCCAGATTAGAAAAGAAAATTATCAAAAGATTGCAGAAGGAAATTATTAGAATGCAATAA
- the sigG gene encoding RNA polymerase sporulation sigma factor SigG: protein MALNKVEICGVNTSKLPILKNDEKKVLFDKILDGDLEARDAYIHGNLRLVLSVIQRFSNSGEMVDDLFQVGCVGLIKAIDNFDITQNVKFSTYAVPMIIGEIRRYLRDNNSIRVSRSLRDTAYKALQAKERLLRQNNKEPTIMEISKELDMKKEDVVFALDAIQDPVSLFEPVYNDGGDSLYIMDQVSDKKNKEETWVRSIALGEAMKKLPRREYNILKLRFFEGKTQMEVASEISISQAQVSRLEKSAIRHMKRYLN, encoded by the coding sequence ATGGCATTAAACAAAGTTGAAATATGTGGTGTTAACACATCCAAATTACCTATATTAAAAAATGATGAAAAGAAAGTGTTGTTTGATAAGATTCTTGATGGGGATCTAGAAGCAAGAGATGCTTACATTCATGGTAATTTGAGACTTGTTTTAAGTGTTATTCAACGATTTAGTAACTCAGGGGAAATGGTAGATGATTTATTCCAAGTGGGTTGTGTCGGACTCATTAAAGCAATAGATAATTTTGATATAACTCAAAATGTTAAGTTTTCAACGTATGCCGTACCAATGATAATTGGGGAAATAAGACGTTATCTAAGAGATAATAATAGTATTCGTGTCAGCAGATCTCTAAGAGATACAGCGTATAAAGCCCTTCAAGCCAAAGAAAGACTCTTAAGACAAAATAATAAAGAACCCACCATTATGGAGATTTCAAAAGAGTTAGACATGAAAAAAGAAGATGTTGTATTTGCTCTAGATGCAATACAAGACCCTGTATCATTATTTGAACCCGTCTATAACGATGGCGGTGACTCCTTATATATAATGGACCAAGTGAGCGATAAGAAAAACAAAGAAGAGACATGGGTAAGGTCCATTGCTCTTGGTGAAGCCATGAAGAAACTTCCACGAAGAGAGTATAATATACTAAAGCTAAGATTTTTTGAAGGTAAGACACAGATGGAAGTAGCCAGTGAAATCAGTATTTCACAAGCACAAGTTTCACGTTTGGAAAAATCAGCTATAAGGCATATGAAACGATATCTAAATTAG